In a genomic window of Lacrimispora sp. BS-2:
- a CDS encoding DUF4118 domain-containing protein: MRKHKIISKRDLLRNFIITSISLLFATILSYMMHILGGYTNNVGIIYMMAVVLISRYSTGYIPGVIASFISVICVNFVFTYPYMAFNFTMEGYPITFMALLIISTITSATTTHLKEQSRILNDREKMLMEAEKEALRANLLRAISHDLRTPLTGIIGASSTYLENSGTIPEAEKNSLVSNIREDANWLLNMVENLLSVTRIRDTGAQVLKRLEPLEEVASEAIERFHKRLPGPIVHVTVPDEFIMVPMDATLIEQVIINLLENAVYHSNSTDPISLSIFVEDGYAWFQIRDHGVGISPERLETLFDGYTSSPNSSYDSHKGMGIGLSICKAIVTAHDGKITAANEEHGAVLTFTLPLGENAYE; this comes from the coding sequence ATGAGAAAACATAAAATTATATCCAAAAGGGATCTGCTTCGAAATTTTATAATCACCTCTATTTCCCTCCTGTTTGCCACCATCCTTTCCTATATGATGCACATACTGGGAGGATATACTAACAATGTAGGAATCATCTATATGATGGCAGTTGTTTTGATCTCCCGCTATTCCACCGGCTATATACCGGGAGTTATTGCATCCTTTATCAGCGTGATCTGTGTAAACTTCGTATTTACTTATCCATATATGGCGTTTAACTTTACAATGGAAGGATACCCCATTACCTTCATGGCACTGTTAATCATTTCAACCATTACAAGCGCTACTACGACCCATTTAAAGGAGCAGAGCCGTATCTTAAACGATAGGGAAAAGATGTTAATGGAAGCGGAAAAGGAGGCCTTAAGGGCAAACCTCTTACGGGCTATTTCCCATGACCTTCGAACTCCCCTCACAGGAATCATCGGTGCCAGCAGCACATACCTGGAAAACTCAGGCACCATACCGGAGGCAGAAAAAAACAGCCTGGTCTCCAATATACGGGAAGATGCCAACTGGCTCTTAAATATGGTAGAAAATCTGCTCAGTGTCACCAGGATCCGGGATACCGGGGCTCAGGTTTTAAAGCGCCTGGAGCCGCTGGAAGAGGTGGCCTCCGAAGCCATTGAGCGATTTCACAAAAGGCTGCCAGGACCCATTGTCCATGTGACCGTACCGGATGAGTTTATCATGGTTCCAATGGATGCCACTTTAATTGAACAGGTTATTATAAATCTTCTGGAAAATGCCGTTTATCATTCCAATTCAACGGACCCCATCAGCTTATCGATCTTCGTAGAGGATGGATATGCCTGGTTTCAGATCCGGGATCACGGTGTGGGAATCTCTCCGGAACGGCTGGAGACTTTATTTGACGGTTATACCTCATCACCCAACAGCAGCTATGATTCCCATAAGGGAATGGGAATCGGGCTTTCTATCTGCAAAGCCATTGTAACTGCCCACGACGGAAAAATTACAGCCGCCAATGAAGAACATGGCGCTGTTTTAACATTTACATTACCATTAGGGGAGAATGCTTATGAGTAA
- a CDS encoding D-alanyl-D-alanine carboxypeptidase family protein → MTQFFKKNFIFFLCLLFFTSSFTRTSMGAADWPSGPSVQAQGAILMDADTGTVLWGQNIHNEYFPASITKVMTALLVIEKCSLDETVTFSHNAVFNVESGSSNAGINEGDKLSVKDCLYALLLKSANESANALAEHVAGSTEAFADMMNVRAKELGCTNTHFSNPSGLNDPEHYTSPYDMALIARAAFNNPVFEEIDSTTYYKLPPNSINKEGLSIYPGHKMMRKSTPFYYPGIIGGKTGYTTLAGNTLVTCAEKNGMKLITVILKGSTPQYWTDTKNLLNFGFESFVSLKAADYEKTYSSVTSDLNFSGLSITRPEALVLDPDSRIILPKTANFSDAKAELSYDISSGDPENAIAKINYRYNDRVVGSTFLEVNDALFQNKEAETRMAAIPHAETDSQSGEALDPSAAQTSVNPSGKRPEKETEDYREKALRPFEIPLAAWLILGSVGAIALIGCAAAFFIYRKHREEQDFLIRREQRMKRLRDSGVSADEFNSILEQRRSSYSSKRKGRRGGRFKFR, encoded by the coding sequence ATGACTCAATTTTTTAAAAAAAATTTTATATTTTTTCTGTGCCTGCTCTTTTTTACTTCCTCCTTTACCAGAACTTCTATGGGGGCCGCAGACTGGCCTTCCGGCCCGTCGGTCCAGGCGCAGGGAGCCATTCTGATGGATGCAGACACCGGAACCGTGCTGTGGGGCCAGAACATACACAACGAATATTTTCCGGCCAGCATTACAAAGGTCATGACTGCGCTTTTAGTCATTGAAAAATGCAGTCTTGATGAAACAGTAACATTTTCCCATAACGCCGTATTTAACGTGGAATCAGGAAGCAGTAATGCCGGAATCAATGAAGGGGACAAGCTGTCTGTTAAGGACTGCTTATATGCCCTGCTGCTTAAATCAGCCAATGAATCAGCCAACGCCCTTGCAGAGCATGTGGCTGGAAGTACCGAAGCCTTTGCCGATATGATGAACGTCCGTGCAAAGGAGCTTGGATGTACCAATACCCACTTTTCCAATCCAAGCGGCTTAAATGACCCGGAGCATTATACTTCCCCTTACGACATGGCCCTCATTGCAAGAGCAGCATTTAATAATCCTGTTTTTGAAGAAATCGATTCCACAACCTATTATAAGCTTCCGCCTAACTCCATCAACAAAGAAGGGCTTTCCATCTATCCTGGCCATAAAATGATGCGAAAAAGCACTCCTTTCTACTATCCGGGCATCATCGGCGGCAAAACAGGCTACACCACGCTGGCCGGTAATACCCTGGTAACCTGTGCGGAAAAAAACGGAATGAAGCTGATTACCGTAATCTTAAAGGGATCCACTCCTCAGTATTGGACGGACACTAAAAATCTTTTAAATTTCGGTTTTGAAAGCTTTGTTTCCTTAAAAGCTGCGGATTACGAAAAAACATACAGCTCCGTTACCAGCGACTTAAATTTCAGCGGACTGTCTATCACCAGACCGGAGGCCCTGGTTTTAGATCCTGACAGCAGGATCATCCTTCCTAAAACGGCAAACTTTTCAGATGCAAAGGCAGAACTCAGCTATGATATTTCATCAGGCGACCCTGAAAATGCCATCGCAAAAATAAACTACCGTTATAATGACCGGGTCGTAGGCAGTACCTTCCTGGAGGTAAATGACGCCTTATTCCAGAACAAGGAAGCAGAAACCAGGATGGCCGCCATCCCTCATGCCGAAACCGATTCCCAGTCCGGCGAGGCTTTGGACCCGTCTGCCGCCCAGACTTCCGTAAACCCTTCCGGAAAACGTCCGGAAAAGGAAACGGAAGATTACCGGGAAAAGGCTTTAAGGCCCTTTGAGATCCCCTTAGCCGCCTGGCTTATATTAGGAAGCGTGGGAGCAATCGCTTTAATCGGATGTGCAGCAGCATTTTTCATATACCGGAAACACAGGGAAGAGCAGGATTTCCTTATAAGGCGGGAGCAGCGCATGAAACGCCTTCGGGACTCCGGTGTTTCAGCCGATGAATTCAACAGCATTCTGGAACAAAGGCGCAGTTCCTATTCATCAAAACGGAAAGGACGGCGGGGAGGCCGTTTCAAATTTCGTTAG
- a CDS encoding TIGR01906 family membrane protein: MNRLLQYTAGIIFSICLMIMLLFTSVEAAIYWTPGYFEKEYTKYNVTQAVSMTMEDLLDVTGEMMSYLRGKRDNLHIETTMGGVEREFFNAREIAHMEDVRGLFLGALSIRTGCLMVMALCLIVLLLLKTNFKRTFPRAVCAGTGIFFFLSAATALIISTDFTRYFIMFHHIFFKNDLWMLDPSTDMLINIVPEGFFRDTVFLIGFIYLFSILLIWAICLFIMGKSSIYKCGKNRK; the protein is encoded by the coding sequence ATGAACCGTTTGCTTCAATATACTGCCGGAATCATATTTTCCATCTGCCTTATGATCATGCTTTTATTCACCTCTGTGGAGGCCGCTATATACTGGACTCCAGGATACTTCGAAAAAGAGTATACCAAATATAATGTGACCCAGGCAGTCTCCATGACAATGGAGGATCTCCTTGACGTTACCGGTGAGATGATGTCTTATCTGCGGGGGAAGAGGGACAATCTTCACATAGAAACCACCATGGGAGGCGTGGAGCGGGAATTTTTTAATGCCCGTGAAATCGCCCATATGGAGGATGTCCGCGGATTGTTCTTAGGCGCCCTGTCCATACGGACAGGCTGCCTCATGGTCATGGCCTTATGCCTTATTGTTCTCCTTTTATTAAAAACCAATTTCAAAAGGACCTTCCCCCGGGCCGTGTGCGCGGGCACCGGGATTTTCTTTTTCCTGTCTGCTGCCACAGCCCTCATTATTTCCACAGATTTTACCAGATATTTTATTATGTTCCACCATATATTCTTTAAAAATGACTTGTGGATGCTGGATCCGTCCACCGATATGCTCATTAACATCGTACCGGAAGGCTTCTTTCGGGATACGGTCTTTCTCATCGGTTTTATCTACCTTTTCTCCATCCTGCTTATTTGGGCCATCTGCCTCTTTATTATGGGCAAGTCATCCATATACAAATGCGGGAAAAATCGCAAATAA
- a CDS encoding trimeric intracellular cation channel family protein, translating to MKIEFSLFFFIEAVGTIAFASSGAMVAIKKRLDLLGVIVLGVTTAVGGGMLRDIIIGNVPPALFKDPIYVLLAFITVMLLFIIVRLNQKILDGRSLETYEKVMNIFDAIGLGAFTVVGIDTAVLSGYGDYHFLIIFLGVITGVGGGILRDIMAGQTPYVLRKHIYACASIAGAILYAWLMNCIDDNIAMLAGACSVVLIRLLATRFCWNLPTATKH from the coding sequence ATGAAAATAGAATTTTCCCTGTTTTTCTTTATAGAAGCTGTCGGTACCATAGCCTTTGCCTCTTCCGGAGCCATGGTTGCCATAAAAAAACGGCTGGATCTTCTTGGAGTCATTGTTTTGGGTGTTACCACCGCCGTGGGAGGCGGCATGTTAAGGGATATTATCATAGGAAATGTACCTCCTGCCCTTTTTAAAGACCCCATTTATGTATTACTGGCCTTTATAACGGTTATGCTCTTATTTATCATCGTAAGACTGAACCAGAAAATACTGGATGGACGATCCCTGGAAACCTATGAAAAAGTTATGAACATATTTGATGCCATCGGACTTGGTGCTTTTACCGTAGTCGGAATCGATACGGCAGTGCTTTCCGGCTATGGGGACTACCATTTTCTCATCATCTTTTTAGGCGTCATCACCGGAGTCGGCGGCGGCATTCTGCGGGACATCATGGCCGGACAAACCCCATATGTCCTTAGAAAGCATATTTATGCCTGTGCTTCCATTGCAGGCGCCATCCTTTACGCCTGGCTTATGAACTGTATTGATGACAATATCGCCATGCTGGCGGGCGCATGCTCTGTGGTTTTGATCCGCCTTCTGGCGACCCGCTTTTGCTGGAACTTACCTACCGCAACAAAACATTAA
- a CDS encoding citrate/2-methylcitrate synthase: MMNQKDFMKNVEEWSDICLNDEKIDLEAYDRFEVKRGLRDKSGNGVVAGLTKVSKILSNKIVDGEKVPCEGQLFYRGYNIHNLVDGVVREGRFGFEEIAYLLLFGDLPDNSQLERFTKTLGYSRTLPTNFVRDVVMKAPSRDMMSCLARSILTLASYDEKAGDISVPNVLRQSLMLISVMPMLAVYGYHAFNHYERGDSMYIHRPDEKLSTAENILRLLRPDMKYSKVEAHVLDLALILHMEHGGGNNSTFTTHVVTSSGTDTYSVVAAALASLKGPKHGGANIKVVEMMEDLRKEVHNLKDEEEVEKYLRKLLHKEAFDRKGLIYGMGHAVYSKSDPRAEVFKGFVKQLSEEKGRLDDFNLYSMIERLAPQVIADERKIYKGVSANVDFYSGFVYSMLDIPNELFTPIFAIARIVGWSAHRIEELINMDKIIRPAYISVMQEEEYKPLGDR, encoded by the coding sequence ATGATGAACCAGAAAGATTTTATGAAAAATGTGGAAGAATGGTCTGATATTTGTTTGAATGACGAAAAAATTGACTTGGAAGCCTACGACAGGTTTGAGGTAAAGCGGGGGCTTAGGGATAAAAGCGGCAACGGTGTTGTGGCAGGTTTGACCAAGGTATCAAAGATCTTATCAAACAAAATCGTAGATGGGGAAAAGGTCCCATGTGAAGGCCAGCTGTTTTACCGGGGATATAATATTCATAATCTGGTAGACGGCGTTGTAAGGGAGGGGCGTTTTGGTTTTGAGGAAATTGCCTATCTTCTTCTTTTTGGAGATCTGCCAGACAATAGCCAGCTGGAACGCTTTACTAAGACCCTGGGCTACAGCCGGACTCTGCCTACCAATTTTGTCAGAGATGTGGTCATGAAGGCTCCAAGCCGCGATATGATGTCCTGTCTTGCCAGAAGCATTCTCACTCTGGCCTCTTATGATGAAAAGGCCGGTGACATATCTGTTCCCAATGTGCTCCGTCAGAGCCTGATGTTAATCAGCGTCATGCCGATGCTGGCAGTTTATGGATATCATGCATTTAACCACTATGAGAGAGGGGACAGCATGTATATCCACAGGCCGGATGAAAAGCTGTCTACGGCAGAAAATATCTTAAGGCTTTTAAGGCCCGATATGAAGTATTCCAAGGTGGAAGCCCATGTACTTGACTTGGCCCTGATCCTTCATATGGAGCATGGAGGAGGAAACAACTCCACCTTTACGACCCATGTGGTCACTTCCTCAGGCACGGACACATACAGCGTGGTCGCGGCTGCACTTGCCTCTTTAAAGGGACCGAAGCATGGCGGAGCCAACATTAAGGTTGTGGAAATGATGGAGGATCTGCGGAAAGAAGTCCATAACTTAAAGGATGAGGAGGAAGTGGAGAAGTACTTAAGAAAGCTTCTTCATAAGGAAGCATTTGACCGGAAAGGGCTTATTTACGGTATGGGACATGCGGTTTATTCCAAATCCGATCCCCGTGCAGAAGTATTTAAAGGCTTTGTTAAACAACTGTCAGAGGAAAAGGGGCGCTTAGATGATTTTAACCTCTATTCCATGATTGAGCGCCTGGCTCCCCAGGTAATTGCAGATGAAAGAAAGATCTATAAGGGCGTAAGCGCGAATGTGGACTTTTACAGCGGTTTTGTGTACAGCATGCTGGACATTCCCAATGAATTGTTCACTCCCATCTTTGCCATTGCAAGGATTGTGGGATGGAGTGCCCACCGGATCGAAGAGCTTATCAACATGGATAAGATCATCCGTCCGGCCTACATCAGTGTGATGCAGGAAGAGGAATATAAGCCTCTTGGAGATCGTTAA
- a CDS encoding lactate utilization protein: MDFYSQKNGKDIPLLIKHLQRNNMAGYLVQDKNELLKLLRRLIADGTTVGCGDSVTLEQTGVFEDLRNRDVDFLDKFDPSLAREEKRKIYLRNFSADTFITGTNAITMDGRLFNIDGNGSRVAPMLYGPEQVIVVAGANKITKDVEAAIKRTRQIAAPLDAKRLNKSTPCTSLGRCIDCGHRERICNDFVLIAGQFVKDRIKVIIVDEELGY, encoded by the coding sequence ATGGATTTTTATTCACAAAAAAACGGGAAGGACATTCCCTTATTGATAAAACATCTTCAGCGGAATAATATGGCAGGTTATCTGGTTCAGGATAAAAATGAACTTCTGAAGCTTTTGAGGAGGCTCATTGCGGATGGGACGACCGTAGGCTGCGGAGATTCGGTCACCCTTGAACAGACTGGAGTGTTTGAGGATTTAAGGAATCGGGATGTGGACTTTCTGGATAAGTTTGACCCTTCCCTTGCCAGGGAAGAAAAACGGAAGATATACTTAAGGAATTTTTCGGCAGACACATTTATCACCGGAACCAACGCAATTACCATGGACGGGAGGCTCTTTAATATTGACGGCAATGGGAGCCGGGTGGCCCCCATGCTGTATGGTCCGGAACAGGTCATCGTGGTCGCAGGGGCCAACAAGATAACAAAAGATGTGGAGGCAGCCATAAAAAGAACCAGGCAGATCGCAGCTCCTTTAGATGCAAAGCGGCTTAACAAGTCAACTCCCTGTACCTCCCTTGGCCGCTGTATTGATTGCGGACACAGGGAAAGGATATGCAATGATTTTGTCCTGATTGCAGGCCAGTTTGTGAAGGACAGGATTAAGGTAATTATAGTAGACGAAGAACTGGGGTATTAA
- a CDS encoding RNA polymerase sigma factor: MEEKGALVESMINGSEAAFDKLYRSYSGKLYRMAYFITGNHSDSEDILQETFVKCYLYKSKLKQADRFEPWLYQILVRTAWRLERKKKGRAEISYEGILENEEEKKSGEHIREDKKADEPLESVLEAETAKEVQAALSHLDIKYRTVILLYYYNELSTREIAHITGAMEGTVKSRLHKARKLLKDLLKADGTGKTEMERGFCHG; encoded by the coding sequence ATGGAAGAAAAAGGGGCTTTGGTAGAAAGCATGATAAATGGCAGCGAAGCAGCATTTGACAAACTATACCGTTCCTATTCTGGAAAGCTATACCGTATGGCGTATTTTATTACCGGCAACCATAGTGACAGTGAAGACATTTTACAGGAAACATTTGTTAAATGCTATCTTTACAAATCAAAACTGAAACAGGCGGATCGCTTTGAGCCGTGGCTGTATCAGATTCTGGTCAGAACAGCCTGGCGGCTTGAACGAAAGAAAAAAGGAAGAGCTGAGATCTCCTATGAAGGTATTTTAGAAAATGAGGAGGAAAAAAAGAGTGGGGAGCACATTCGGGAAGACAAGAAAGCGGACGAACCACTGGAATCTGTTTTAGAGGCAGAGACAGCAAAAGAAGTCCAGGCAGCACTCAGCCATCTGGACATAAAATACCGTACTGTGATTCTTCTGTATTATTATAATGAATTGAGCACAAGAGAGATCGCTCATATTACAGGAGCCATGGAAGGGACGGTAAAATCCCGTCTGCATAAGGCAAGAAAACTGCTGAAGGATTTATTGAAAGCTGACGGCACTGGAAAAACAGAAATGGAAAGGGGTTTTTGCCATGGATAA
- a CDS encoding V-type ATP synthase subunit D: protein MNPNTFPTKGNLILAKSSLALARQGYELMDKKRNILIKELMSLIDEAKGIQSEIDVTFTSAYKALQKANIELGINYVQDIAMAVPVDNSVRIKTRSIMGTEIPLVEHDEMPLNLTYAYYNTRESLDEARYQFEKVKKLTVKLSMVENSAYRLANSIKRTQKRANALKNITIPRYETLTRNITNSLEEKDREEFTRLKVIKRNKSKI from the coding sequence ATGAATCCCAATACATTTCCCACCAAGGGGAATTTAATCCTTGCGAAAAGCTCTCTGGCTTTAGCCAGACAGGGCTATGAACTGATGGATAAAAAACGGAACATCCTCATCAAGGAGCTGATGAGCCTCATCGATGAAGCAAAAGGCATTCAGTCGGAAATTGATGTCACCTTCACTTCTGCTTACAAGGCCCTGCAAAAGGCCAACATTGAGCTGGGGATCAACTATGTGCAGGACATTGCCATGGCAGTCCCTGTGGACAATTCGGTGCGCATCAAGACCAGAAGCATCATGGGAACGGAGATTCCCCTGGTAGAGCATGATGAAATGCCTTTAAACCTGACTTATGCCTATTACAACACCAGGGAATCCTTAGATGAGGCCCGTTACCAGTTTGAAAAGGTGAAAAAGCTGACAGTAAAGCTTTCCATGGTTGAGAACTCTGCCTATCGTCTGGCAAACAGCATTAAAAGGACCCAGAAACGGGCCAACGCCTTAAAGAATATTACGATTCCCAGGTATGAGACGCTTACTAGGAACATCACCAATTCACTGGAAGAAAAGGACAGGGAAGAGTTCACCAGGCTTAAGGTGATTAAGAGGAATAAAAGTAAAATTTAG
- a CDS encoding V-type ATP synthase subunit B, whose product MAIEYLGLSAINGPLVVLEGVQNAAFDEIVEMTVEKKTKKLGRIIEVYEDKAIIQVFEGTDGLALRNVHTRLTGHPMELAVSEDMLGRTFNGIGEPIDGLGDINSQIRLDINGKPLNPVTREYPRDYIRTGISAIDGLMTLIRGQKLPIFSGNGLPHDELAAQIVKQASLGDDALSSEKFAVVFAAMGVKYDVADFFRRTFEESGVSDHVAMFINLANDPVVERLITPKVALTLAEYLAFEKGMHILVILTDMTAYAEALREVSSSKGEIPSRKGYPGYLYSELASLYERAGIVKDRHGSVTQIPILTMPNDDITHPIPDLTGYITEGQIVLDRSLHGQSVYPPINVLPSLSRLMKDGIGEGFTRADHQGLANQLFSCYAKVGDARALASVIGEDELSPIDKKYLVFGKEFENRFVGQGNHANRNIIETLTIGWELLGLLPRAELDRIDTKVLDQYYKPTTLEGWSE is encoded by the coding sequence ATGGCTATTGAATATTTAGGACTAAGTGCAATCAACGGTCCCCTGGTCGTTTTAGAAGGCGTCCAGAATGCTGCTTTCGACGAAATCGTGGAAATGACCGTAGAAAAAAAGACAAAAAAGCTGGGGCGTATCATTGAGGTTTACGAGGATAAGGCGATCATCCAGGTGTTTGAAGGAACCGATGGGCTGGCCTTAAGAAATGTTCACACCCGCCTCACCGGACACCCTATGGAACTTGCCGTGTCCGAAGACATGCTGGGACGTACCTTTAACGGAATCGGAGAGCCCATTGACGGTCTTGGAGACATCAACTCCCAAATCCGTCTGGACATTAACGGAAAACCCTTAAATCCTGTTACCAGGGAATACCCAAGAGATTATATCCGCACGGGAATTTCAGCCATCGACGGGCTGATGACCCTGATCCGGGGCCAGAAGCTTCCCATTTTCTCCGGAAACGGCCTTCCCCATGACGAACTGGCAGCCCAGATCGTAAAGCAGGCCTCCTTAGGAGATGACGCTCTGTCCAGTGAAAAATTTGCCGTTGTATTTGCCGCCATGGGCGTGAAATACGATGTGGCTGACTTCTTCCGCCGTACCTTTGAGGAAAGCGGAGTTTCCGACCACGTGGCCATGTTCATCAACCTGGCGAACGATCCTGTTGTGGAACGTCTGATCACGCCAAAGGTGGCGCTGACACTGGCAGAATACCTGGCTTTTGAAAAAGGAATGCACATACTGGTCATTTTGACCGATATGACGGCCTATGCGGAGGCTCTCCGTGAGGTTTCTTCATCAAAGGGCGAGATTCCTTCCAGAAAGGGTTATCCCGGCTATTTATACAGTGAGCTTGCCTCTCTTTATGAGCGGGCCGGCATTGTAAAGGACCGGCATGGTTCTGTGACCCAGATCCCAATCCTGACCATGCCAAACGACGACATCACCCATCCCATCCCGGACCTTACGGGATACATCACGGAAGGGCAGATCGTTCTGGACCGCAGCTTGCACGGCCAGTCGGTCTATCCTCCTATCAACGTTCTTCCTTCCTTAAGCCGTCTGATGAAGGATGGCATTGGAGAAGGCTTTACAAGGGCCGACCATCAAGGCCTGGCAAACCAGCTTTTCTCCTGTTACGCCAAGGTAGGAGACGCCAGAGCTCTGGCATCGGTCATCGGGGAAGATGAACTATCCCCCATTGATAAAAAATACCTGGTGTTTGGCAAGGAATTTGAAAACCGTTTTGTTGGGCAGGGAAATCATGCCAACCGGAACATCATTGAAACCCTGACTATCGGCTGGGAGCTTTTAGGGCTTCTCCCAAGAGCTGAACTGGACCGTATCGACACCAAGGTCTTAGACCAGTATTACAAGCCAACCACCCTTGAAGGCTGGTCAGAATAG
- a CDS encoding V-type ATP synthase subunit A, with product MTNTGTISGINGPVIYLKGDSGFRMNEMVHVGKDHLVGEVIGLTDRRTIVQVYEETSGLKPGETVTSTGFPVSVTLAPGILNNIFDGIERPLSEIAKTGGAYIDRGVHVDSLDGSKLWKTHITVKKGDHLLPGTIIAEVPETPAIVHKVMIPPDMEGYVLDVAQDGSYTISDPLLTLQLLDGSEKKITMTQKWPIRMPRPILKRYPAGKPLITGQRIIDTLFPLAKGGTACIPGGFGTGKTMTQHQIAKWSDADIIIYIGCGERGNEMTQVLEEFSELVDPRSGNPLMDRTTLIANTSNMPVAAREASLYSGLTLAEYYRDMGYHVAIMADSTSRWAEALRELSGRLEEMPAEEGFPAYLASRLSAFYERAGMMQNMNGTEGSVTIIGAVSPQGGDFSEPVTQNTKRFVRCFWGLDRNLANERHFPAIHWLSSYSEYLTDLAPWYVENVDKKFVDYRNRLVFLLTQESSLMEIVKLIGGDMLPDDQKLILEISKVIRIGFLQQNAFHKEDTCVPMEKQFKMMDLILYLYKKARSLVSMGMPMSVLKEDPIFDKIISIKYDVPNDRLDMFDDYKKQVDAFYDSVIERNA from the coding sequence ATGACTAATACAGGCACCATTTCCGGCATCAACGGCCCTGTCATTTATTTAAAGGGCGATTCCGGATTCCGAATGAATGAAATGGTCCATGTGGGCAAGGACCACTTAGTCGGCGAGGTCATCGGCCTTACAGACCGCCGCACCATTGTCCAGGTATACGAGGAAACCAGCGGCCTAAAACCGGGAGAAACGGTCACCTCCACCGGCTTCCCCGTATCCGTCACACTGGCTCCAGGCATTTTAAACAACATCTTTGACGGAATCGAGCGCCCTTTAAGCGAGATTGCAAAGACCGGAGGAGCATACATTGACCGGGGCGTTCATGTGGACTCTCTTGATGGTTCAAAGCTCTGGAAGACTCACATAACAGTTAAAAAGGGAGATCATCTGTTGCCAGGGACCATCATTGCCGAGGTTCCTGAAACCCCTGCCATTGTCCATAAAGTTATGATACCTCCTGATATGGAAGGCTATGTCCTTGACGTGGCCCAGGATGGTTCCTATACCATATCCGATCCCCTGCTGACCCTTCAGCTTTTAGACGGGTCAGAAAAGAAAATCACTATGACCCAGAAATGGCCCATCCGCATGCCAAGGCCTATTTTAAAGAGGTACCCGGCCGGGAAGCCTCTTATCACCGGGCAGCGTATCATTGATACCCTGTTTCCTCTTGCAAAGGGAGGAACTGCCTGTATCCCCGGCGGCTTTGGAACAGGAAAAACCATGACCCAGCACCAGATCGCCAAGTGGTCTGATGCGGATATTATCATTTATATCGGCTGCGGGGAGCGAGGCAACGAGATGACCCAGGTGCTTGAGGAGTTTTCAGAGCTGGTTGACCCCCGTTCCGGAAATCCCCTTATGGACCGGACCACACTGATTGCCAATACCTCCAACATGCCCGTAGCCGCCCGTGAAGCCAGCCTCTACTCCGGCCTTACTCTGGCGGAATATTACCGGGATATGGGATATCATGTGGCGATCATGGCGGATTCCACCTCCCGCTGGGCCGAGGCCTTAAGGGAATTATCCGGACGTCTGGAAGAGATGCCTGCAGAGGAAGGTTTCCCGGCTTATCTGGCTTCCCGCTTATCGGCCTTCTATGAAAGGGCCGGAATGATGCAGAACATGAACGGTACGGAAGGCTCAGTCACCATCATTGGAGCCGTATCCCCTCAGGGAGGCGACTTCTCCGAGCCGGTAACCCAGAACACCAAGCGGTTTGTCCGCTGCTTCTGGGGCCTGGACCGGAACCTGGCAAACGAACGCCATTTCCCGGCCATCCACTGGCTCAGCAGCTATTCTGAGTACCTGACCGATTTAGCTCCCTGGTACGTGGAAAATGTAGATAAAAAATTTGTGGACTACAGAAACCGGCTGGTCTTTCTGCTGACCCAGGAAAGCAGCCTGATGGAGATCGTAAAGCTGATCGGCGGAGACATGCTTCCTGATGACCAGAAACTCATACTGGAGATCTCCAAGGTGATCCGGATCGGGTTTTTACAGCAGAACGCATTCCATAAGGAAGATACCTGCGTTCCTATGGAAAAACAGTTTAAGATGATGGATTTAATCCTTTATTTATACAAGAAAGCACGTTCCCTGGTTTCCATGGGAATGCCTATGTCCGTATTAAAGGAGGATCCGATCTTTGATAAGATCATTTCCATTAAATATGATGTACCTAACGACAGACTTGATATGTTTGATGACTACAAAAAGCAGGTAGATGCCTTCTATGATTCCGTCATCGAACGCAACGCATAG